The DNA region GCCGGCGCCGCGAGCGCGCGCAGCGCCCAGCGCCGGCTCACCGGGTCCGCCTCCGAACTCGACCGCGCCGCGGCTGACATCGCTGCCAGCGTCTCGTACGGCGACGCCCAGCTGCGCCGCGCGCTGGAGGACCTGCGCCAGGGCCGCGCCCCCGAGCAGCCCGCTCCGCCGACCGAACTGCGCGACGCCACCGGCCGGTTCAAGCCGCTGCTGGAGCAGCTGGAGTACAGCAGGCTGACCGCGTTCACCGCGCTGACCGAGGCCGCCGACCTGCCCGCGCCCAACGGCGCCGCCTCCCAGCAGGTCACCGTCCTGGTCAACCTGGCCCGCCGGCTGCAGTCCCTGGTCCACCAGGGCATCCGCATCCTGGACGAGCTGGAGCAGCAGGTGGAGGACCCGGACCTGCTGCGCGGCCTGTTCGAGGTCGACCACATCGCCACCCGGATCCGCCGCTACGTGGAGAACGTCGCGGTGCTCGGCGGCGAGGTCACCCGCCGCCAGTGGCGCAAGCCGGTGCCGCTGGCCTCGGTGGTGCGCTCGGCGATCGGCGAGGTCGAGCGGTACTCGCGGGTCAAGCCGGTGCCGCCGATCGACGGCCGGCTCGACGGTGCGGCGGTCGCCGACGTGGTCCACCTGCTGGCCGAGCTGATCGAGAACGCCACCGCGTTCTCGCCCCCCGGCACCCAGGTCTACGTGCGCACCCAGCAGGTCACCACCGGCATGGTCATCGAGATCGAGGACCGCGGCCTGGGGCAGCAGCCCGAGGACGAGCGGATGCGCAACTCGCTGCTCGCCAACCCCGAGCGGGTCGAGCTGGGCGCGCTGCTCAAGGACGGCCGGGTGGGCCTGTACGTGGTCGCGGTGCTGGCCCGCCAGCACAACATCCGGGTCGAGCTGCGGCGCAACCTCTTCGGCGGCGTCACCAGCCTGGTGCTGCTGCCCAACCCGCTGCTCAGCGCCGACGCCGGCGACGACGAGCAGGGCTCGGTCCCGGCCGAGGACAGCCACGCCAGGGCCGCCGAGCCGATCGTCGACCGGCGCGCGCAGGCTCCGGCCGCGGGGTACGCCCAGGCGCCGGCCGCGGTGAGCGCTCCGGCGGCGGCGTCAGCGGCGCCGGCCCAGCCCCAGGCCCAGGCCCAGGCCCAGGCCCAGGCCCAGCCCCAGGCGCCGGCTCCGGCGCAGGCGCGCACCGCGCCGCCCGCGGCGGCGCGGCAGTCGTCCGTCCCGCAGTCGGCCGTCCCGCAGTCGGCCGTCCCGCAGTCCGCCCTGCCGCAGCAGCAGGCCCCCCGGCCCGGCGCCGAGCCGCAGTCGCCGTACCGGCAGCGGTCGGCCCCCCAGCACGGAGCGCCGCAGCACGCGACGCCCCAGCACGCAGCCCCGCAGCACGCGGCACCGCAGCGCGCCGAGCAGCCCGCGGCGCCGCAGTCGCCGTACGGCGGCGGGCTCGGCGGCGGCGTGATGGGTGCCGCCCCGGCGGGCGGCCGGCCGCCGCTCCCCCAGCGCACCCAGCAGACGCACATGGCGCCGCAGTTGCAGCGTCCCCCGGCCGAGCAGGGCGCGTCCGGCGCCGGCGGCTACGGTCAGCAGTCCGACGACGGCGAGTTCACCCCGGCCACCCCCGGCCTGATGGGCGCCTACCGGCAGGGCGTACGGGCGGCCGAGGAGCAGGCCGTGCAGCCCGGCTACTCCGAGCGGCCCGAACGGTCCGAGCGGTCCGGACAGCCCGGACGCCCCGGCCACTGACCGCAGGAGGTGAGCGGGACCCCCACGCCGTACACCCGCTCACGCCGTCCCCACGCCCCCACGCCGTCCCCCCAGATCCGCTCCTGATCCGCCCCCCCCGATCCGCGTTTCCCCCGCGTTACGTCCTTAGGAGTTCCACAGATGGCGAGCGACACCACCGGCAGCGACCTCGGGTGGCTGCTTGAGGATCTCGTCGGCCGGGTCCCCTACACCCGCGCCGCCGTCCTGCTCTCGTCCGACGGCATCAAGCGGGCCGTGCACGGTCTGGACGTCGAGGGCGCCGACCACCTGTCGGCCGTGGCCTCCGGGCTGTGGTCGATCGTCCGCAGCGCCGGCAAGCACTTCGGCAACGGCCCGCTGGCCCGGCAGGTCGTCGCCGAGCTGGACGGCGCGCTGATGTTCGTCTCGGCGGCCGGCCAGGGCAGCGTGCTGGCCGTGCTGGCCGCGCCCGAGGCCGACGCCGGCGTACTCGGCTTCGAGATGAGCCGGATGATCCAGCAGGTGACCAAGAGCCTCGAGACGCCTGCCCGCAACGCGGCGTCCGTGGCCCGGTGAACCGGGCGGAGGGGCGGGGCCGCGCCGGCGGTTCCGGCAGAGAGGGCCACGACGGCCGGTTCGGCCGCGACGGGTTACTCGGCGGGCGGGACGCGCTGTCCGGACGGGAGGGGCTGTCCGGACGCGACGCCCTGCTCGGCCGGGAGCGGCGTTCCGCCCAGGAGCGCCGGGACGGCCGCACCGACGCCGACTGGCTCGACGCGGACGCCGGACGGCTGGTCCGCCCGTACACCGTCAGCGGCGGCCGCACCAAGCCGACCGTGGCCCTGGACCTGCTGTCGATGGTCCGGGCCACCGGCCGGGCGCTGAAGGTCGACCTCAGCCCGGAGCACAGCCTGGCGCTCGACCTCAGCCGCGCCCCGGTGACCGTCGCCGAGATCGGCGCCCACCTCAAACTGCCCGTCGCGGTCGCCAAGATCCTGCTGTCCGACCTGATCGACCAAGGGGCCGTGACGGCCCGTCCGCCCGACCCGGCCGCCGACCCCGCGGACCGGGACATCCTGCAGAGAGTGCTCGATGGCCTACACAAACGACTACTGCAGTGACGACGCCGACTCCTACCCGCAGCCGCTGAAGATCCTGGTGGCCGGCGGGTTCGGGGTCGGGAAGACCACCTTCGTCGGAGCTGCCAGCGAGATCGAGCCGCTGAGCACGGAGGAGACGGTCACGGTGGCCAGCGCGGGCACCGACCGTCTCGACGGCGTGTCCAACAAGACCACCACCACCGTCGCGATGGACTTCGGCCGCATCACGCTGGACGACCAGTACATCCTGTACCTCTTCGGCACGCCGGGCCAGGACCGCTTCTGGTTCATGTGGGACGAGCTGTCCAACGGCGCGCTCGGAGCGGTGGTCCTGGCCGACACCCGCCGGCTCGTGGACTGCTTCGACGCCGTGGACTTCTTCGAGAGCCGCGGCATACGGTTCCTGGTCGCCGTCAACGAGTTCGACGGCTCCTACACCTACACCCCCGACGAGGTGCGCGGCGCCCTCGCGCTGGCCCCGCACGTGCCGGTCGTGCTCTGCGACGCCCGACAGGCCAGCTCCTCCACCCACGTGCTGATCGACCTCGTCACGCACCTCCTCCAGGCCACCGCCGTGGCACAACCCGCCCACTGACCGGAAGCGCCGCTATGACATTCGACCCGGCCAACCGCATGGCCATCCCCGAAGAAGACCCGGCCGCCGCGCAGACGCGCAACGAGCGCCTGCGCGCGATGGGCGTCACCGACCAGCCGTTCCCCGAACTGGACGCGATCGCCGAGCAGTTGAGGGAGATCACCGGTGCCTCGTACGCCATGGTGAACTTCGTTATCGACGGCCGGCAGTACTTCGCCGGGCTGTCCACCCCCAGCGGGCCGCAGACGCTGGAGACCGGTGGCGCGGAGCCCGGCCGCGAGATGGAGCTGGACCAGGGCTTCTGCCCGCACGTGGTCAGCCGCGGCACCGCGCTGCCGCTGGCCGACGTGTGCGCGTACCCGCGGTTCGCGGGCAACCGGGTCGTGGACGAGCTGGGCGTGCGCACCTACCTGGGCGCGCCGGTCAAGGACCCGTCGTCCGGGGTGACGCTGGGCACGGTGTGCGTGATCGACACCGAGCCGATCCCGTGGACCAAGCAGGACGTGGAGAACATCAAGGGCGTGGCCGAGCAGGTCACGACGGTGCTGCAGCGCCACGAGCGGGGACAGGCGTAACTCCCGTCCCCGCGGGGTCGGTTCGCGCCGCAGGCTGCTCCGCGCCGCGGGCCGGTCCCGCGGGGCGGTTCGCGCCGGGTGCCGGGCGGAGTGCGGTCCGCCGGGGGCCCGGCGCGTTCTCGCGAGCAGGGTCGGCGGGGCGGGGCCCGGCGTGGCCGGCGGAGGCCGGGCGGGTCAGAAGGTGAGGCCGGCCTTGACGGAGTCGTCCAGGCGGACCAGGTCGGACAGGCGCTGCGACCACTGGCCCTTGTCCAGGCCGAGCGCGACCTCGCCGAGCCGCAGCAGCTGGACGTCCGAGGTGCCGGCCGGCGCGAAGATGTGGTGCGCGTCGCGCAGGTAGCGCTCCACCGGGGTGTCGGTGAACAGCCCGCTGGCCGCGTGCACCTCCATCGCCGCCCGGGCCGAGTCCAGCGCCAGCTCCACGTTGATCAGCTTGGCGTTCATCAGCTCCGCGTCGCACGGCTCGCCTTCGTCCAGCAGGTGCGCCGCGTGGTACGCCGCCAGCCGCGCGGTCATCAGCCGCGACTGCATCTTGCCGATCTTCAGCTTCACCGGCCCCACGTCGTACAGCGGCTTGCCGTAGCGGTGCCGCTCGGAGACGAACGTCGCGGTCTCCTCGACCAGCGCCTGGTGGATGCCGAGCGAGACGGCGGTGAGATTCGGCCGTCCGTACAGCACGCTGGAGGAGTACGCGACGGGCAGGCCGTCGCCCTCGCGGCCGAGCAGGTTCGCGGCCGGGACCCGGCAGTTGTCGAAGATCAGTTCGCCGAAGCTGAAGCCGTGCAGGCCCATGGCCGGTTTGTGCTCGCCGAGCGAGAAGCCGGGGCGGTCGGATTCGACCAGGAAGGCCGAAAGTCCCTTGGAGCCGGGGCCGGTTCGCACCACCACGCCGTGCAGGTCGCCGACGTGGCTGTTGCCCACGAAGACCTTGCTGCCGTTGAGGATGTAGTCGTCGCCGTCACGCACCGCGGTCGCCGCCATGCCCAGCACATGGCCGCCGGAGCCGGTCTCGGTGACCGCGATGGTCGGCAGGCAGTCGCCGGAGGCGATCCTGGGCAGCCACTGCCACTTCTGCGCCTCGGAGCCGAAGTGCACGATCTTCGCCACACCGAGCTGCGAGGCCTGCACCATCGCGCCCATCGCGCCGCTGACCCGTGACAGCTCC from Actinacidiphila sp. DG2A-62 includes:
- a CDS encoding DUF742 domain-containing protein; this encodes MLGRERRSAQERRDGRTDADWLDADAGRLVRPYTVSGGRTKPTVALDLLSMVRATGRALKVDLSPEHSLALDLSRAPVTVAEIGAHLKLPVAVAKILLSDLIDQGAVTARPPDPAADPADRDILQRVLDGLHKRLLQ
- a CDS encoding acyl-CoA dehydrogenase family protein — encoded protein: MSGYFTTKRHDRLRQEVRVFAEEEVRPLIPQMEAAKAVEYELSRRIARQGWIGVTIARKYGGMGMGHLAKTIIIEELSRVSGAMGAMVQASQLGVAKIVHFGSEAQKWQWLPRIASGDCLPTIAVTETGSGGHVLGMAATAVRDGDDYILNGSKVFVGNSHVGDLHGVVVRTGPGSKGLSAFLVESDRPGFSLGEHKPAMGLHGFSFGELIFDNCRVPAANLLGREGDGLPVAYSSSVLYGRPNLTAVSLGIHQALVEETATFVSERHRYGKPLYDVGPVKLKIGKMQSRLMTARLAAYHAAHLLDEGEPCDAELMNAKLINVELALDSARAAMEVHAASGLFTDTPVERYLRDAHHIFAPAGTSDVQLLRLGEVALGLDKGQWSQRLSDLVRLDDSVKAGLTF
- a CDS encoding GAF domain-containing protein; this translates as MTFDPANRMAIPEEDPAAAQTRNERLRAMGVTDQPFPELDAIAEQLREITGASYAMVNFVIDGRQYFAGLSTPSGPQTLETGGAEPGREMELDQGFCPHVVSRGTALPLADVCAYPRFAGNRVVDELGVRTYLGAPVKDPSSGVTLGTVCVIDTEPIPWTKQDVENIKGVAEQVTTVLQRHERGQA
- a CDS encoding sensor histidine kinase, which produces MTTLSSGRHGSGSAVPNLQRVVLLPGAVLILLGAGCAAWLAAADPTGTRRLAGLGAALVVALAVLLAGAASARSAQRRLTGSASELDRAAADIAASVSYGDAQLRRALEDLRQGRAPEQPAPPTELRDATGRFKPLLEQLEYSRLTAFTALTEAADLPAPNGAASQQVTVLVNLARRLQSLVHQGIRILDELEQQVEDPDLLRGLFEVDHIATRIRRYVENVAVLGGEVTRRQWRKPVPLASVVRSAIGEVERYSRVKPVPPIDGRLDGAAVADVVHLLAELIENATAFSPPGTQVYVRTQQVTTGMVIEIEDRGLGQQPEDERMRNSLLANPERVELGALLKDGRVGLYVVAVLARQHNIRVELRRNLFGGVTSLVLLPNPLLSADAGDDEQGSVPAEDSHARAAEPIVDRRAQAPAAGYAQAPAAVSAPAAASAAPAQPQAQAQAQAQAQPQAPAPAQARTAPPAAARQSSVPQSAVPQSAVPQSALPQQQAPRPGAEPQSPYRQRSAPQHGAPQHATPQHAAPQHAAPQRAEQPAAPQSPYGGGLGGGVMGAAPAGGRPPLPQRTQQTHMAPQLQRPPAEQGASGAGGYGQQSDDGEFTPATPGLMGAYRQGVRAAEEQAVQPGYSERPERSERSGQPGRPGH
- a CDS encoding GTP-binding protein, producing MAYTNDYCSDDADSYPQPLKILVAGGFGVGKTTFVGAASEIEPLSTEETVTVASAGTDRLDGVSNKTTTTVAMDFGRITLDDQYILYLFGTPGQDRFWFMWDELSNGALGAVVLADTRRLVDCFDAVDFFESRGIRFLVAVNEFDGSYTYTPDEVRGALALAPHVPVVLCDARQASSSTHVLIDLVTHLLQATAVAQPAH
- a CDS encoding roadblock/LC7 domain-containing protein, which gives rise to MASDTTGSDLGWLLEDLVGRVPYTRAAVLLSSDGIKRAVHGLDVEGADHLSAVASGLWSIVRSAGKHFGNGPLARQVVAELDGALMFVSAAGQGSVLAVLAAPEADAGVLGFEMSRMIQQVTKSLETPARNAASVAR